A window of Candidatus Hydrogenedentota bacterium contains these coding sequences:
- a CDS encoding ROK family protein, protein MQEPSLIAVEIGGTKLQVCLGRPDGGIVETRRGSVDPQHGAPRILEWIERETKSLLDATGARPKAIGVGFGGPVESATGTVLVSHQVAGWEGFALRPWFEERFGLRTIVANDANAAGWAEYCAGAGRGTRQFCYMNIGSGIGGALIVDGRLHDGQGRGANEIGHTYVPDWTNATPGAADKLEHLCSGWSIEKRLRARRDYRPAGPLMRLCNNDASTITCAMLAEAARLGDPDALAELDRVAGAVGIALSNVITLFHPERIAMGGGVSLMGDVLLNPVRAHTAKRVFGPFRGRYEIVPCALAESVVLAGALLLAGAHECPESQAR, encoded by the coding sequence ATGCAAGAACCATCCCTAATCGCCGTGGAAATCGGCGGCACGAAGTTGCAGGTCTGCCTGGGCAGGCCGGACGGCGGCATCGTCGAGACGAGACGCGGTTCCGTCGACCCGCAACACGGCGCCCCGCGCATCCTGGAATGGATCGAGCGCGAAACGAAATCGCTCCTTGACGCAACCGGGGCCCGTCCCAAGGCTATTGGCGTCGGATTCGGCGGACCGGTCGAAAGCGCAACGGGAACGGTCCTGGTATCGCATCAGGTCGCTGGATGGGAAGGCTTCGCGCTGCGCCCGTGGTTCGAGGAACGGTTCGGTCTTCGCACTATCGTCGCCAATGATGCCAATGCGGCCGGCTGGGCGGAGTATTGTGCCGGCGCGGGCCGGGGCACGCGCCAGTTCTGCTACATGAACATCGGCAGCGGCATTGGCGGCGCCTTGATTGTCGACGGGCGCCTGCACGATGGCCAGGGACGCGGCGCGAATGAGATCGGGCACACGTATGTCCCCGACTGGACGAACGCGACGCCGGGCGCCGCGGACAAGCTCGAACACCTGTGCAGCGGGTGGAGCATTGAGAAACGGCTGCGCGCGCGCCGCGACTACAGGCCGGCCGGGCCACTGATGCGCCTGTGCAACAACGACGCCTCAACCATCACCTGCGCCATGCTCGCGGAAGCCGCACGGCTGGGCGACCCGGACGCACTGGCGGAACTGGACCGGGTCGCGGGCGCGGTAGGCATCGCCTTGTCCAACGTAATCACGCTGTTCCATCCCGAGCGCATCGCCATGGGCGGCGGCGTTTCGCTGATGGGCGATGTCCTGCTCAATCCAGTACGAGCGCACACCGCAAAGCGAGTCTTCGGGCCATTCCGGGGCCGCTATGAGATTGTTCCGTGCGCGCTGGCGGAATCCGTCGTGCTCGCAGGCGCGCTGTTGCTCGCAGGCGCTCACGAGTGCCCCGAGAGCCAAGCCCGGTAA
- a CDS encoding exo-alpha-sialidase yields the protein MTNTRLLPRVVMAGLAALAVAASVSGADPRNVATGSLIYEHGYCDQPYVVVLDGGAWLCVFTTSGGKEGSQSQYIAATRSTDLGKTWSEPVPIEPPGGPEASWAMPLLTGFGRVYVFYSYNGDMVRALPDGKPARADMLGWYCAKYSDDGGATWSGRIRLPMRTTACDLTNDWAGQVQVFWGIGKPVVQGEAAIFAFTKIGKYMLDHGEGWFFRSDNVLRERDASKVVWELLPEGENGVRAPEFGSIQEEHNIAPMADGGLYCVYRTTLGHPAESYSRDGGRTWSTPECVRYTDGRPIKHPRACPRLWRTENGKYLLWHHNHGGTGFEDRNPAWVSGGTEKDGRILWSQPEILLYGDDLSNAAGRFSYPDLIEQDGRCWVTTTQKTRASVHEVDPRLLEGLWGQDTRAEVAREGLALELVAPLPREAPRVVLPSLAEGGFAVEFSVAFEALDAGQVVLDTRNENGRGLVVSTDEFSAVQLLLSDANMTAAWTCDPGLMQAGKQHHVIVVVDGGPNIISFVVDGVLCDGGARRQFGWWRFPPDLRDANGGEMWRVAPRLRGRMGLLRVYTRHLRTSEAISNYRAWLSGHS from the coding sequence ATGACGAATACACGGTTATTGCCTCGTGTAGTCATGGCCGGATTGGCCGCGCTTGCGGTCGCTGCCAGCGTTTCCGGCGCGGACCCGCGCAACGTAGCCACGGGCTCGTTGATCTACGAACACGGTTACTGCGACCAGCCCTATGTTGTCGTGCTGGACGGCGGCGCCTGGCTGTGCGTGTTCACGACGAGCGGCGGCAAGGAAGGCTCGCAATCGCAATACATCGCCGCAACGCGCAGCACGGACCTTGGCAAGACATGGTCTGAACCTGTGCCCATCGAACCGCCGGGTGGGCCGGAAGCATCCTGGGCAATGCCGCTGCTGACGGGGTTCGGGCGCGTGTATGTGTTCTATTCATACAATGGCGACATGGTGCGCGCGCTGCCGGACGGGAAACCCGCGCGCGCGGATATGCTAGGCTGGTATTGCGCGAAGTATTCGGACGACGGCGGCGCGACGTGGTCCGGGCGGATCCGGCTGCCGATGCGGACGACGGCCTGCGATTTGACCAACGACTGGGCCGGGCAGGTGCAGGTTTTCTGGGGGATTGGCAAACCTGTCGTTCAGGGCGAGGCGGCAATCTTCGCTTTCACCAAGATCGGCAAATACATGCTTGACCATGGCGAGGGCTGGTTCTTCCGTTCCGACAACGTGCTGCGCGAGCGCGATGCGTCGAAGGTTGTCTGGGAGTTGCTGCCCGAGGGCGAAAACGGCGTGCGCGCGCCCGAGTTTGGCTCCATCCAGGAGGAACACAACATCGCGCCTATGGCGGACGGCGGCCTGTATTGCGTCTACCGCACCACGCTTGGGCATCCCGCGGAATCGTACAGCCGCGACGGGGGCCGGACGTGGAGCACGCCGGAATGCGTGCGCTACACGGACGGGCGGCCCATCAAACACCCGCGCGCATGCCCCCGGCTGTGGCGCACGGAAAACGGGAAATACCTGCTCTGGCACCACAACCACGGCGGCACGGGTTTCGAGGATCGCAATCCGGCGTGGGTCAGCGGTGGCACGGAAAAGGACGGGCGCATCCTCTGGTCGCAGCCGGAAATCCTGCTTTACGGCGATGACCTCTCCAATGCGGCGGGGCGGTTCAGTTATCCCGACCTCATCGAGCAAGATGGCCGCTGCTGGGTCACAACCACGCAAAAGACGCGTGCCAGCGTGCACGAAGTGGACCCCCGGCTGCTGGAAGGACTCTGGGGACAAGATACACGCGCGGAGGTAGCCAGAGAAGGGCTTGCGCTGGAGTTGGTGGCGCCGTTACCGCGGGAAGCACCGCGCGTTGTGCTCCCGAGCCTCGCCGAAGGCGGGTTCGCGGTCGAGTTTTCGGTTGCGTTCGAAGCGCTGGATGCAGGACAGGTCGTGCTCGATACACGGAACGAGAATGGGCGCGGTCTCGTCGTGAGCACGGATGAATTCAGCGCGGTGCAGCTTCTTCTGTCGGACGCGAACATGACAGCCGCATGGACCTGCGACCCGGGGCTCATGCAGGCCGGAAAACAGCATCACGTGATTGTCGTCGTGGACGGAGGGCCGAACATCATCTCGTTCGTCGTAGACGGTGTCTTGTGTGATGGCGGCGCGCGGCGCCAATTCGGCTGGTGGCGTTTCCCGCCGGATTTGCGTGACGCTAATGGGGGAGAGATGTGGCGCGTTGCGCCTCGGTTGCGGGGGCGGATGGGCTTGCTCAGGGTGTATACCCGCCATCTGCGCACCTCGGAGGCTATCTCGAATTACCGGGCTTGGCTCTCGGGGCACTCGTGA
- a CDS encoding prepilin peptidase, whose product MDIPPQLHTFFVAVSFVLGAMVGSFCNVCICRWPSGESVIRPRSRCPKCQNGIAWYDNIPIVSWLLLGAKCRQCGAPISWQYPIVEGVTGALFLAVYARFGLSLATPVYMALCAGLIIVTFVDLREWVIPDEVTIPGIFAGLALSLAGMAFPEGSQLRVVSLWDALIGAALGGAILYLLDRVTILILKKPGMGFGDVKLLAMIGAFLGWKGVLGTLMLACILGSAVGLSLIAASKLRSGAPPSEAAAVDAAGTGNKKDEEEVLPGHYIPFGPYLALAGLLYLFFGPEAIEAYMRAVQLPAQDLMLSL is encoded by the coding sequence ATGGATATCCCCCCGCAACTACATACGTTCTTCGTCGCCGTGTCCTTCGTGCTGGGCGCGATGGTCGGCAGCTTCTGCAATGTCTGTATCTGCCGCTGGCCGTCGGGCGAGTCGGTGATACGGCCGCGGTCGCGGTGTCCGAAATGCCAGAACGGCATTGCGTGGTATGACAACATCCCAATTGTGAGCTGGCTGCTGCTAGGCGCGAAATGCCGCCAGTGCGGCGCACCCATCAGCTGGCAATACCCGATTGTGGAAGGGGTGACGGGCGCGCTGTTTCTCGCGGTATACGCACGGTTCGGGCTGAGCCTTGCCACGCCGGTCTACATGGCGCTGTGCGCGGGCCTGATCATCGTGACGTTCGTCGACCTGCGCGAATGGGTCATCCCGGACGAGGTGACGATTCCGGGCATATTCGCGGGGCTGGCCTTGTCCCTGGCGGGGATGGCGTTTCCGGAGGGCAGCCAGCTGCGCGTGGTCTCGCTGTGGGATGCGCTGATCGGCGCCGCGCTGGGCGGGGCCATTCTCTATCTGTTGGACCGGGTCACGATCCTGATTCTAAAGAAGCCCGGCATGGGCTTTGGCGACGTGAAACTGTTGGCGATGATCGGCGCGTTTCTAGGCTGGAAAGGGGTGCTCGGCACGCTGATGCTGGCATGCATCCTGGGCAGCGCGGTGGGCCTTTCGCTGATTGCCGCGAGCAAGTTGCGTTCCGGCGCTCCGCCATCGGAAGCGGCGGCAGTTGACGCAGCGGGCACCGGGAACAAGAAAGACGAGGAGGAGGTGCTACCGGGCCACTACATCCCATTCGGGCCGTATCTGGCGCTGGCGGGTCTGCTGTATCTGTTCTTCGGGCCGGAAGCCATTGAAGCTTATATGAGGGCCGTTCAATTGCCCGCGCAGGACCTGATGCTGTCCCT
- a CDS encoding phosphatidylcholine synthase, with translation MITHRPQSSEPRRSTGISIEVSYSPLRKCAAWGVHLFTALGAVAGLMALVATTAHEWRAALLWMGATILVDSLDGTLARAVKVKLVLPRFDGALLDNIVDYFTYVIVPAYFLYEAPVVPGRFAIFAGAAITLASAYQFCQADAKTADHFFRGFPSYWNVVVFYLFMLEWPDWLNFTLVLLLALSVFVPVKYLYPSRTRTLRPLTWLLSGVWIFIVGWIVLHYEETSRSRSFSMLLYLSFGYILYYVVLSLYLNFRHAGPADEDNPDE, from the coding sequence ATGATCACGCACCGGCCGCAATCGTCAGAACCGCGAAGGAGTACGGGTATCAGCATCGAGGTGTCTTATTCCCCCCTGCGCAAGTGCGCCGCATGGGGCGTTCATCTGTTCACGGCGCTGGGCGCCGTGGCAGGGCTGATGGCGCTCGTCGCCACTACGGCCCACGAATGGCGCGCGGCGCTGCTCTGGATGGGCGCAACCATTCTCGTGGATTCGCTCGACGGAACACTCGCGCGCGCGGTAAAGGTGAAACTGGTTCTGCCCCGGTTCGACGGCGCGTTGCTCGACAACATTGTCGACTACTTCACTTACGTGATTGTGCCGGCGTATTTCCTCTACGAAGCGCCCGTGGTGCCGGGGCGTTTCGCGATCTTTGCGGGCGCGGCGATCACGCTGGCGTCGGCGTATCAATTCTGCCAGGCCGACGCGAAGACCGCCGACCATTTCTTCCGCGGGTTCCCCTCCTACTGGAACGTCGTGGTGTTCTACCTGTTCATGCTTGAATGGCCGGATTGGCTGAATTTCACGCTGGTGCTACTGCTCGCGTTGAGCGTGTTCGTGCCTGTCAAATACCTGTATCCAAGCAGGACCCGCACGCTCCGCCCCCTGACCTGGCTGTTGTCGGGGGTGTGGATTTTCATCGTTGGCTGGATCGTCCTCCATTACGAAGAGACATCGCGCAGCCGTTCCTTCAGCATGTTGCTTTATCTCTCATTCGGATACATCCTCTACTACGTCGTCTTGAGCCTCTATTTGAACTTCCGCCACGCGGGTCCCGCCGACGAGGACAACCCGGACGAATGA